The sequence CGTGCCGGTCATCAAGTACATCAAGGCGCACCGCGAGGAGTTCGGCGCCGAGGTCGTCACCGTCTACACGCCGATCTACATCGTCGGCCACTGGTGGGAGGGGCTCCTCCACAACCACCGGTCGCGCAGGATCCGCCAGCGGCTCATGCTCGCGCACGGCGTCACCGTGGCGCTGGTGCCCTGGCTCCTCGACTCGTCCGAGCTGCTCTACGGCCGCCGGTCGCGGGTGCTCCCGGGCCAGGACCGCCGCGGCGAGCCCATCCGGCCTGCGAAGCCGCTGCCGCGCACGACCCACGCCAACGCGGCCTCCGCGAAGCAGGCGCAGGAGGCCGCCGACGCCGTCGCCGCCACCGCGAACCGCGAGCTCGTGTCGGTCGGCAAGGGCTCGTCGTCGAAGGCCCGCCGGAAGGCCGCCGCCGCCCGCTCGACGGCGCGGAACAGCGCCTCGGCGCCGGCGAAGAAGCAGCAGGACGACGGCTCCGGTCGCTGAGGCCTGGCCCCGGACGGCACCGCTGCGCCCGGGCGCGGGCCCGCGACGGCGCCGCGTGTCGGCAGCGGTGACGCGCCGCGGCGGGATGCGGCTGCCGGGGTGACCCGCCGGAGCCCCGGGGGCTACCGCCAGACGACCTGCGGCCGCAGCAGCCGGTGGCGCGGGTCGCCGGGCGACGCGACGTCGCCGATGACCGGGCCGTCGTCCACCTCGTCGAGCAGGAGCTCGAGAGCGGCCGCGGCGACCTGCTCCAGCGGCTGCTCGACGCTCGGCAGGCCGACGGCGCTCGCCACCGGCGTGTTGTCGTAGCCGACGATCGGCACGGAGCCGCCGAGCACCATGAGGGCGCCGAGGGCGAGGGTGTCGCTGGCGCAGACCAGCCCGTCGAAGGCCGTGCCCCTGGCGACGAGAGCGCGCACGGCCTCGGAGGCGAGCGGCACGGCGTCCTCGCTGGTGACCTCGAGCGCGTCGAGCTCGACCTCGGAGAGGCCGCCGGGCACGGAGCTCATGGCCTCTCGCCAGCCGCGGCGCCGCTCGTCTCCGGTGCCCGACGGCGGCGGCCAGCCGAGGTAGGCCACGCGGCTCGCGCCGAGCTCGAGCACGGCGCGCGTGGCCTCGGCGAGGCCGTGCCGCCCATCGACGTCGACCCAGCGGTGGTCGGCGTCCGCCATGTCGGTGACGCCCCAGGGGCGTCCGAAGGTGACGAACGGGGCACCCGTGGCGATCAGCCACTCGATGCGGGGGTCGTCGTAGAAGGTCGAGGTGAGCAGGAACCCGTCGACGTCGGCCCCGTCGAGGAGCCGCTCGAACTGCTGGATCTCGTCGGCCGGATCGCGCGCCGTGAACAGCAGGATCCGCATCCTGCGCGCGTCGGCCTGCTCCGTCACGGCGTGCAGGAACCGGTCGAGCACCGACCCCGAGATGCCGTTCTGCACCGGGTCGAGGCGGATGCCGATGGTCGAGCTCTTGCGGGTCCGGAGCCGCCGCGCCGACGCGTGCGGGCGGTAGCCGAGCTCGGCGATCGCCCGCTCGAC comes from Frondihabitans peucedani and encodes:
- a CDS encoding LacI family DNA-binding transcriptional regulator yields the protein MSTESLARRGASGRQPTVHDVAALAGVSRQTVSNVLNAPDIVKGATRERVERAIAELGYRPHASARRLRTRKSSTIGIRLDPVQNGISGSVLDRFLHAVTEQADARRMRILLFTARDPADEIQQFERLLDGADVDGFLLTSTFYDDPRIEWLIATGAPFVTFGRPWGVTDMADADHRWVDVDGRHGLAEATRAVLELGASRVAYLGWPPPSGTGDERRRGWREAMSSVPGGLSEVELDALEVTSEDAVPLASEAVRALVARGTAFDGLVCASDTLALGALMVLGGSVPIVGYDNTPVASAVGLPSVEQPLEQVAAAALELLLDEVDDGPVIGDVASPGDPRHRLLRPQVVWR